From the genome of Amylibacter sp. IMCC11727:
ACTACGTCATCCAGAGGGCGGCGCTGTGATCAATTTGCACCCTGCGGCGAAATCGCAAAAGATGGGGCAGGTGTTGGTTAAATTGGTGTTTGATGTGCAAGATGTCGAGGCGTTTGTGGCACAGCATTCTGGATTTGGCAGCATTCACCGTGTGTCCGGGTATAAATTTGCCAATGGAAAAGACCCATCAGGGAACAACGTGTCCGTTTCCAGCCGCGCCTTCAAAAACGGCTGAAACGAAAAAGGGATGACCCGAAGATCATCCCTTTAAAATTCTACACTGATCGCGCTTGCGACCAGATTGAATTGCTTAGTCGGAAGCAGCTACTGCAGCGCCGATGATCAGCAGTGCCAAGATTGGCAGCAGAGCGCCGGAAGAAGAAGAAGAAGACTCTTCAACAACTTCTACTACGTCTACTACTGGCTCTTCTACGTTACCAGCAAATGCAGCTGTTGCTGCTACGGACATGGCTGCTGCCAGTGCGATTTTTTTCATTTTAATTCTCCAAAGTTTTGCACATCGCTTGAGGGGCAAGGTAGTAAGACCCCACGATATACACCCAGGACTGTACCTCGTGAGGCTTTTTAATCAGCAAAAAATCGGCATTGCAACTGGAACATGGCCGATTTTGGGCACTGAAAACGTAAATGTCGTCAAATTAGCAACACTTGTGTCCCGACCTTGCTGAGGTTGAACAGTTCTTCGATGTGTTCATTGAACAAACCGATGCAGCCGTTTGACGATCTGCGACCGATTTTGCGTGTGTCATGGGTGCCGTGAATGCGGTAATATTTCCATGTCAGGTACATCGCATGCGTCCCAAGCGGATTGTCTGGGCCTGGTGGGATGTATTTTGGCCAATCTGGGTTGCGTTTGAGCATATTAGGCGTTGGACGCCAGTCTGGACCAACGCGCAGGCGCGTGATCTTTGTACGGCCTGTCCGTGTTAGTTCAGGCGTTTCTGGCACAGATGTGGGGTAAAGTTTGTACACAGATTGGTCTTCGGACCAGAAATGCAGTGCGCGGCTGAGGGTATCCACAAGAATAACGCCATTTTTCGTGTTGGAAAAATAGGGGCGCCAGTCTTTGTTGGAAAATCCAGAAATGTTGCGTTTCACCGCACCTGTTTCGGGGTTTGAAATATTTTCTTTTTTGAGCTGTTCGAACAACGCTGGGTCGTTGGTTTGCTGTGCAAGAGCAGCGCCGCCCACGGCAGTGCTGGCAAGAGCAGTGCTGGCAAAAGCGCGGCGGGTGATTTTAAAAGCGTCTGACATGGTAAATGTTTCCGTTTATGTCGATCTGACACTAAATTAGGGCTTTGTTGATACATATTCAATTCAAAGAAGCGCGATCCAGCGCAATCTTGCGAATGGGGATTTGAAAAACACAGCAAACCGCAGTAGAGCAGGATCAAAGCTCTGTTTATGAGTCTGAATTACTGGGGTGAATACCATGTTACGCGTTGTTCTTACGGTTCTGTCCGTTTTGTTTGTTGTTTCCGCTTGTACGACGGAGCCGACCGATCCGAATCAGCGCAAGGTGTTCCGCATCAAGGCTGGTGACGTTTCAAAAATTCAGTTCCGTCATTTGGACACAGTGAATGCGCTGCGTCAGGCCCGTGGATTAAATCCGTTGCAGTTGTCATCGCAATTGACGGCGGCGGCGAAAACCCATGCGCTGGATATTTCCCGTCAAAACCGTCCGTGGCATTTTGGGTCGGATGGATCAAACCCGATCCAACGGGTGGAACGCACGGGGTATGCGGGCAGCATGTTGTCTGAGAACCTGTCCGAAACATTTGAAAACGATCTGGAAACACTGGAAGCGTGGATGCGCGATCCTGTCACGCGGGCGGGAATTTTGCACCCAGCCGCGCAGAACGTCGGCTTTAGCTGGCATCAGGAAAGCAACGGTAAAATCTGGTGGGTGCAGGTGATCGGGTCCTGACCCTAAGACCTGATCTAACCCGAAACAATTACGGTTTGATCAGGATCGGTGTGCCGTCTTTGACCATGGCGTAGATTTCTTCCATTTCCTTGTTGGTCACGGAAATACAACCTGCTGTCCAATCTGCCTTGTTTTTATCGGCAAAGAGCACCGGTCCGCCGTGGATGAAGATATCGCCGCCAGGGGATACGCCTGCGGCGCGGGCTTTGGCGCGATCGGCGTTGTTGGGATAGCTGATGCCGATGGACAGGTGGAAAGCAGAGTTCGGATTGCGCCGATCAATGCGATACACGCCTTCGGGGGTGCGGCCGTCACCTTCTTTGAATTTGTGGCCCTTTGGGGCAAAGCCGAGGTCCACATCATATTCTTTCAACGCTTTGGTGCCGTGCAGCAACCACATTTTGCGGGCGGTTTTATCGACCAAAACCTGCGTGACCTCGGGGCCATTGTAGGTTTTGAACTTCGACGGTTTGCCACAAGACAACAGCGCGAAAGTTGCCAGAATCATCATTAGATAGCGCATAGATTATAGTCCCTCGATGCCGCGTTCCATTTCGGCGCGTGATTTGCGGGCGCGTTCTGTCGCGCTTTTGAGTTGTCCGCATGCGGCCATGATATCCTCACCACGGGGTTTGCGTACAGGGGAAGAATACCCCGCGGCATTCACAATATCGGCAAAGCGGTGGATGCGGTTGTTGGATGAGCGTTCATAAGGTGCGCCCGGCCAAGGGTTGAACGGGATGAGGTTGATCTTGGCTGGAATGCCTTTGATCAATTCCACAAGGCGATGGGCGTCTTCGTCGCTGTCGTTCACGTCTTTGAGCATGACATATTCAAATGTGATGCGTTCGGCGTTTGAAAGGCGTGGGAAATCGCGACAGGCTTGCAACAGTTCGGCGATTTTGTGTTTGCGGTTGATGGGCACAAGTTTGTCGCGCACGTCATCCGTGGTGGCGTGGAAGGAAATGGCGAGCATACAGCCGATTTCTTCGCCGACGCGGTAAATCTCGGGCACGATGCCAGACGTGGATAGGGTGATGCGACGGCGCGAGAGAGCGATGCCTTCGTTGTCCATGGCGATTTTCATGGCGTCGCGCACGTTGTCGGTGTTGTAGAGCGGTTCGCCCATGCCCATCAGCACAATGTTGGAGACGAGCCGTTTGTCGCCGGGTTCCAAATCCCATTCATTAAGATCGTCGCGGGCCACCATGATTTGGCCGACGATTTCAGCAGCTGTGAGGTTGCGGACGAGTTTCTGGGTGCCTGTGTGACAGAAAGAGCAGGTCAGCGTGCAGCCCACTTGGGAAGAGACACAGAGCGTGCCGCGATCTGTTTCAGGGATGTAGACGGCTTCGACTTCGTGTCCGCCTTGAATGCGCAACAGGTATTTGCGCGTGCCATCGGTCGAAACTTGTTTCGTGACGATTTCAGGGCGTGACAATTGGAATTGTGCAGCCAAATTTGCGCGAATGTCTTTGGACAGGTTCGTCATTTCGTCAAAGGATTGCACACCTTTTACGTACATCCACTGCCAGATTTGCGCGTGGCGCATTTTGATCTGTTTTTCTTTGATTCCAACGTTTTGCAACGCGTCCGTCAGTTGATCGCGGGTCAAACCGATGAGATTTGGCAAAGCATCACCATCCTGTTTGCGTGGGATGGTCAGAACGTTTGGTGTGATCGCTGTGGGTGTGGTCATGGGTGTGTCCAATGAAAAGCCCCCAATCGCGGGGATTG
Proteins encoded in this window:
- a CDS encoding VOC family protein: MPVSVLGRVVIYAKDIEAMVAFYTQTFGFEVLRDPADRIVELRHPEGGAVINLHPAAKSQKMGQVLVKLVFDVQDVEAFVAQHSGFGSIHRVSGYKFANGKDPSGNNVSVSSRAFKNG
- a CDS encoding L,D-transpeptidase; amino-acid sequence: MSDAFKITRRAFASTALASTAVGGAALAQQTNDPALFEQLKKENISNPETGAVKRNISGFSNKDWRPYFSNTKNGVILVDTLSRALHFWSEDQSVYKLYPTSVPETPELTRTGRTKITRLRVGPDWRPTPNMLKRNPDWPKYIPPGPDNPLGTHAMYLTWKYYRIHGTHDTRKIGRRSSNGCIGLFNEHIEELFNLSKVGTQVLLI
- a CDS encoding CAP domain-containing protein translates to MLRVVLTVLSVLFVVSACTTEPTDPNQRKVFRIKAGDVSKIQFRHLDTVNALRQARGLNPLQLSSQLTAAAKTHALDISRQNRPWHFGSDGSNPIQRVERTGYAGSMLSENLSETFENDLETLEAWMRDPVTRAGILHPAAQNVGFSWHQESNGKIWWVQVIGS
- a CDS encoding L,D-transpeptidase family protein; protein product: MRYLMMILATFALLSCGKPSKFKTYNGPEVTQVLVDKTARKMWLLHGTKALKEYDVDLGFAPKGHKFKEGDGRTPEGVYRIDRRNPNSAFHLSIGISYPNNADRAKARAAGVSPGGDIFIHGGPVLFADKNKADWTAGCISVTNKEMEEIYAMVKDGTPILIKP
- the rlmN gene encoding 23S rRNA (adenine(2503)-C(2))-methyltransferase RlmN, producing the protein MTTPTAITPNVLTIPRKQDGDALPNLIGLTRDQLTDALQNVGIKEKQIKMRHAQIWQWMYVKGVQSFDEMTNLSKDIRANLAAQFQLSRPEIVTKQVSTDGTRKYLLRIQGGHEVEAVYIPETDRGTLCVSSQVGCTLTCSFCHTGTQKLVRNLTAAEIVGQIMVARDDLNEWDLEPGDKRLVSNIVLMGMGEPLYNTDNVRDAMKIAMDNEGIALSRRRITLSTSGIVPEIYRVGEEIGCMLAISFHATTDDVRDKLVPINRKHKIAELLQACRDFPRLSNAERITFEYVMLKDVNDSDEDAHRLVELIKGIPAKINLIPFNPWPGAPYERSSNNRIHRFADIVNAAGYSSPVRKPRGEDIMAACGQLKSATERARKSRAEMERGIEGL